In Allomuricauda ruestringensis DSM 13258, the following proteins share a genomic window:
- the hutI gene encoding imidazolonepropionase, with amino-acid sequence MNKPLLIGPFTQLLPMTGLPLKGALKDEQLPIIENGGILVSEGKILKVGVFKDLKSDDVDIHHIEGQNICLPGFVDSHTHICFGGTRARDYAYRNAGKTYLEIAKAGGGIWDTVTQTRKASQEQLVEGIISRSKKHLKNGVTTIEVKSGYGLSVDEELKMLRAIKQANETSNASLIPTCLAAHMKPKDWNQDKEYLDVIIKELFPIIKEENLAHRVDAFVEESAFSPEEIKPYFQKAKAMGFDITVHADQFTTGGSQVAVDFDAVSADHLEASTEKEIELLAKSNTIATALPGASIGLGCAYTPARKILDAGGALSIASDHNPGSAPMGDLLTQASILGTFEKLSNTEVLAGITSRAAAALRLTDRGKLEAGVQADFVIFPTDNYQEITYHQGQMKPNEVWKKGVPIH; translated from the coding sequence ATGAACAAACCACTATTAATAGGACCATTTACCCAATTACTTCCCATGACGGGGCTTCCATTAAAAGGAGCCTTAAAAGATGAGCAACTGCCCATCATTGAAAATGGGGGTATTTTGGTTTCCGAAGGAAAAATTCTCAAAGTCGGTGTTTTTAAGGATTTAAAATCCGATGATGTCGACATCCATCATATCGAGGGGCAAAATATTTGCCTTCCCGGTTTTGTGGACTCGCATACCCACATCTGTTTTGGAGGCACCCGTGCCAGGGACTACGCTTACAGAAATGCAGGAAAAACCTATTTGGAAATCGCCAAAGCTGGCGGTGGTATCTGGGACACGGTGACCCAAACCCGAAAAGCATCACAAGAACAATTGGTTGAAGGCATTATTTCCAGAAGTAAAAAACATCTCAAAAACGGTGTCACCACTATTGAGGTGAAAAGTGGTTATGGTCTTTCTGTAGATGAAGAATTGAAAATGCTACGCGCCATCAAACAGGCCAATGAAACTTCGAATGCGTCATTGATTCCAACTTGTTTGGCAGCCCACATGAAGCCCAAAGATTGGAATCAGGACAAGGAATATCTCGATGTGATTATCAAGGAATTGTTTCCCATCATAAAAGAGGAAAACTTGGCCCATCGTGTGGATGCCTTTGTGGAGGAAAGTGCTTTTTCTCCTGAAGAAATCAAACCCTATTTCCAAAAAGCCAAAGCAATGGGATTTGATATCACGGTACATGCCGACCAATTTACCACAGGCGGCAGTCAAGTTGCCGTGGATTTTGATGCGGTAAGTGCCGACCATTTGGAAGCCAGCACCGAAAAAGAAATAGAATTATTGGCAAAAAGTAACACTATTGCGACCGCTTTGCCCGGTGCATCCATTGGTTTGGGATGCGCCTACACCCCAGCACGGAAAATTTTAGATGCTGGTGGCGCTTTGTCCATTGCCAGCGACCACAACCCAGGGTCTGCCCCCATGGGCGATCTGTTGACCCAAGCGAGTATTTTGGGAACCTTTGAAAAACTGTCCAACACCGAAGTTTTGGCAGGTATTACCTCTAGAGCCGCAGCTGCCTTACGTTTAACCGACCGTGGGAAATTGGAAGCAGGGGTACAGGCCGATTTTGTTATTTTCCCTACGGACAACTATCAAGAAATAACCTATCACCAAGGGCAAATGAAGCCCAATGAAGTATGGAAAAAAGGAGTTCCTATCCACTAA
- the hutH gene encoding histidine ammonia-lyase, which translates to MALDRTFQFGEDHLTASIALGMAHGTIKGIFSDECLKNVNVSYQRVQRIVEKGDTVYGINTGFGPLCNTKISKEDTKILQSNILQSHSVGVGEPISNELAKIMLILKIHALAKGYSGIAEATLQRMLWHLENDAIPIVPSQGSVGASGDLAPLSHLFLPLIGLGKVEYQGKTISTQELFHQNGLAPLELGPKEGLALINGTQFIAAHGVMVVHKLQHCLRHADIIGAMMLEGLQGSMKPFFEELHELRPFKGNQHVAGRIRTLLQGSEILEDHIDCERVQDPYSLRCMPQVHGASRNAWLHLKELLEIELNSVTDNPIIINDELTISGGNFHGQPLAMALDYAALAASELGNISDRRIYLALEGNSPGVPKLLMNNTGINSGYMILQYTSAALASENKSLCFPASADSIPTSLGQEDHVSMGSISGRKALNIINNVEKILAIELLTSAQAFEYRKPLKSGIVLDEIHTFLRTKVAFAENDRVFADDIEKGIDIIQNGDIIDLVDRVMDEKQLKWNTPHLEAFETY; encoded by the coding sequence ATGGCGTTAGACCGAACATTTCAATTTGGCGAAGACCATTTAACCGCAAGCATAGCTTTGGGTATGGCCCATGGCACCATAAAGGGTATTTTTTCCGATGAATGCCTAAAAAATGTAAATGTCAGTTACCAACGTGTGCAACGCATCGTGGAAAAAGGCGATACGGTTTATGGCATCAACACGGGCTTTGGCCCCTTGTGCAACACCAAGATATCCAAAGAAGACACCAAAATTCTTCAATCCAATATATTGCAGAGCCATAGCGTGGGTGTGGGCGAACCCATCTCCAACGAATTGGCAAAAATTATGCTGATTCTTAAAATACACGCCTTGGCCAAAGGGTACTCTGGCATTGCTGAAGCTACCTTGCAACGTATGCTCTGGCATTTGGAGAACGATGCCATTCCCATTGTCCCAAGTCAAGGTTCGGTAGGCGCATCCGGTGATTTAGCGCCACTCTCGCATTTGTTCCTGCCTTTAATAGGTTTGGGCAAAGTGGAATACCAAGGAAAAACCATTTCAACACAAGAACTTTTTCATCAGAATGGGTTAGCTCCTTTGGAACTGGGCCCCAAAGAAGGGCTTGCCTTGATCAACGGCACCCAATTTATCGCCGCACATGGGGTAATGGTCGTTCACAAATTACAGCATTGCCTGCGACATGCGGATATTATCGGGGCGATGATGCTCGAAGGCCTACAAGGTTCCATGAAACCCTTTTTTGAAGAATTGCATGAATTGCGCCCATTCAAAGGCAACCAACACGTAGCGGGAAGAATTAGAACATTACTTCAAGGTTCCGAGATTTTGGAAGACCATATAGATTGTGAACGGGTACAGGATCCCTACTCCCTTCGCTGTATGCCGCAAGTGCACGGGGCATCCCGAAATGCTTGGCTCCACCTGAAAGAACTCTTGGAAATAGAACTCAACTCGGTCACGGACAATCCCATCATCATAAATGATGAACTCACCATCAGCGGAGGCAACTTCCATGGACAACCCTTGGCCATGGCCTTGGATTATGCCGCTCTTGCTGCCTCCGAACTGGGCAACATTTCCGACCGTCGCATCTATCTGGCCCTAGAAGGCAACAGTCCTGGTGTTCCCAAATTATTGATGAACAATACGGGCATCAATTCGGGCTATATGATCTTGCAATATACCTCAGCAGCATTGGCAAGTGAGAACAAAAGTCTGTGTTTTCCAGCTAGTGCCGATAGCATCCCAACCTCTTTGGGACAGGAAGATCATGTGAGCATGGGCTCCATCAGCGGTAGAAAAGCACTAAACATTATTAACAATGTGGAGAAAATCCTCGCTATTGAACTGTTGACCTCAGCGCAGGCATTCGAATACAGAAAACCATTAAAATCGGGCATTGTGTTGGATGAAATCCATACTTTCCTCAGAACCAAAGTCGCTTTTGCAGAAAACGACCGTGTTTTTGCAGACGATATCGAGAAAGGAATCGACATCATCCAAAACGGAGACATCATCGATTTGGTAGATCGTGTAATGGATGAGAAACAACTGAAATGGAACACCCCACATCTTGAAGCATTTGAAACATATTAA
- a CDS encoding LysR family transcriptional regulator, with product MNYQIELRHFIYFLAVAEELHYRKAAEKLFISQPGLSTQIKQMEEILGTQLFVRDKKKVSLTPAGEFLKKEVEFILNHLEQTKKQVKLIGDGQLGEVRIGFLGSAMQNVVPNLLLGLKEKYPTVHTTLEELSNRAQINAILADRLDLGFVRLSRVPKGLDVKPVFEDTFSLVLPAAHPLDEKNFKNINQVANEDFILFSQDYSPMYYDTVLSICEDSGFVPNVSHKSVHAQTIFKLVENKLGIAIVPTTLQHGFQMKVKFIEMKNIKQRAVLSMVWKTDNRNPALQKCMDLLMKL from the coding sequence ATGAATTATCAAATAGAGCTTCGACATTTCATCTATTTTTTGGCCGTGGCCGAAGAACTCCATTATAGAAAAGCGGCAGAAAAACTATTTATTTCCCAACCTGGACTGAGTACACAGATCAAACAGATGGAAGAGATACTGGGCACCCAACTTTTTGTGAGAGACAAGAAAAAGGTGAGTTTGACCCCTGCAGGGGAATTTTTGAAAAAGGAGGTGGAATTTATTTTGAACCATTTGGAACAGACCAAAAAGCAGGTCAAACTTATCGGGGATGGACAATTAGGGGAGGTGCGTATCGGTTTTTTGGGCTCGGCCATGCAAAATGTGGTTCCTAATTTATTGTTGGGATTAAAAGAAAAATATCCAACCGTCCACACCACTTTGGAAGAACTCTCCAACCGTGCGCAGATCAATGCGATATTGGCCGACCGTTTGGATCTGGGCTTTGTACGATTGTCACGCGTGCCAAAAGGGCTGGATGTAAAGCCCGTTTTTGAGGATACCTTTTCCTTGGTATTGCCAGCAGCGCATCCTTTGGATGAAAAGAACTTTAAGAACATCAATCAAGTGGCGAACGAGGATTTTATTCTTTTTTCCCAAGATTATAGTCCCATGTATTACGATACGGTGCTCAGCATTTGCGAGGATAGTGGGTTTGTGCCCAATGTTTCACATAAATCGGTGCATGCCCAGACCATATTTAAGTTGGTGGAGAACAAATTGGGCATTGCCATTGTACCGACCACGCTTCAACATGGGTTTCAAATGAAGGTGAAGTTCATCGAAATGAAAAACATAAAACAACGTGCCGTATTGAGTATGGTCTGGAAAACAGACAATCGAAACCCTGCACTTCAAAAATGTATGGATTTGCTCATGAAATTATGA
- a CDS encoding nitroreductase family protein, with protein sequence MIFDLIKERRSIFPPQYIDKPIPKETIEKILEAANWAPTHKKTEPWRFKVLTGDKKQELGIFLSNKYEEVDPRPKQMKIKKLQFNPSNSGAVIAICMQRDPKESLPEWEEIASVAMAVQNMWLCCTELGIGSYWSSPGLINYMDEFFDLKAGEKCLGFFYLGYFDGEVIPSARTPISEKVEWLD encoded by the coding sequence ATGATTTTTGATTTGATCAAGGAAAGAAGAAGCATTTTCCCCCCGCAATATATAGATAAACCGATTCCCAAAGAAACCATTGAAAAGATTTTGGAAGCGGCAAATTGGGCCCCTACCCATAAGAAAACAGAACCTTGGCGCTTTAAGGTGTTGACGGGAGACAAGAAACAGGAGCTGGGCATTTTTCTTTCCAATAAATATGAAGAGGTTGACCCCAGGCCCAAGCAGATGAAAATCAAAAAACTGCAATTTAACCCATCAAATTCGGGTGCTGTAATCGCCATTTGCATGCAAAGGGACCCGAAAGAAAGTTTGCCAGAGTGGGAGGAAATTGCTTCTGTGGCCATGGCGGTTCAGAATATGTGGCTATGTTGCACCGAACTCGGTATCGGAAGTTATTGGTCTTCCCCTGGACTCATAAATTACATGGATGAATTCTTTGATTTGAAAGCGGGTGAGAAATGTCTGGGCTTTTTCTATCTGGGTTATTTTGATGGGGAGGTAATCCCATCCGCCAGAACCCCTATTTCCGAAAAAGTGGAATGGCTGGATTAA
- a CDS encoding DUF456 domain-containing protein, with the protein MDIALLILGFLLMLVGILGSFLPVLPGPPISWVGLLLLYLTKAVPDNWWVLGVTFVIAITITVLDYVIPAMGTKRFGGSKAGMWGTIIGLLVAIFVPIFGPFGIIIWPFIGALVGELLNKANKETAMKAAFGSFLGFLTGTFMKLLVTVVYAIFYVYISIKYAGDLFTFS; encoded by the coding sequence ATGGACATTGCATTGCTTATTTTAGGGTTTCTCCTGATGCTCGTCGGGATACTTGGGAGTTTTTTGCCCGTATTGCCCGGTCCGCCTATAAGTTGGGTTGGACTGCTGTTACTATACTTGACCAAAGCCGTACCCGACAATTGGTGGGTCTTGGGGGTTACCTTTGTGATAGCCATAACCATAACCGTTTTGGATTATGTGATTCCCGCCATGGGCACCAAACGGTTTGGTGGCAGCAAAGCAGGAATGTGGGGCACCATTATAGGATTACTTGTGGCTATCTTTGTTCCTATTTTTGGCCCATTCGGAATTATTATTTGGCCCTTTATTGGGGCCTTGGTCGGCGAATTGCTGAACAAGGCCAACAAAGAAACCGCCATGAAGGCGGCTTTTGGTTCGTTTTTGGGTTTTTTGACCGGTACCTTTATGAAATTGTTGGTCACCGTTGTATATGCCATCTTCTACGTGTACATTTCCATCAAATATGCGGGTGACCTGTTTACCTTTAGTTAA
- a CDS encoding TonB-dependent receptor encodes MKYFMAALSILFMGTIAAQNVKGKLVDEAGSPIEDAGIFNKTSGQHSHSDGTGHFVLDRTSVNDTIYFSRLGYATQTRVVNQADLQNPITIILVESSISLDQVVLVSEVDALSRVVDVDVKTNPVKSSQEILRKVPGLIIGQHAGGGKAEQLFLRGFDVDHGTDVAINVDGMPVNMVSHAHGQGYADLHFVIPETIENVNFGKGPYYADQGNFNTAGYVNLKLRKSLDKSMLSTEVGQFGTRRFMGMLNVLDNENSNAYLASELYLTDGPFESPQNFNRINILGRYRYALPGDQELLLTASHFSSKWDASGQIPQRAVDQGLISRFGAIDDTEGGQTSRTNFVLNHNKNLGTGKSLNTMAFVSHYDFELYSNFTFFLEDPVNGDQIRQFEDRLLAGAKTVFRNNSASLGDMEFKYNAGIGFRYDNVDDNQLSRTLNRQELLERLAYGDVDEVNSYAFAGAAFKSGKFTFEPAVRLDYFRFDYINKMSELYDSRSEEKVAFSPKFNTIYSPTENTQFFLKTGIGFHSNDTRVVVANGGEEILPAAYGVDLGTIIKPADKLVLNATLWTLFLDQEFVYVGDAAIVEPSGKTRRMGIEVGARYQPLDWLYLYTDANYTQARSTEAADGEDYIPLAPDFTMAGGITLGGNQGFSGGINYRYIDDRPANEDNSIVAEGYFVTDANLNYSVSNWTFGLIVENLFDTEWNETQFATESRLLNEPNSFEEIHFTPGTPFYLRGKVTVTF; translated from the coding sequence ATGAAATATTTTATGGCGGCATTGTCCATACTCTTTATGGGTACAATTGCTGCACAAAACGTAAAGGGAAAACTGGTGGACGAAGCTGGTTCCCCGATAGAGGATGCTGGAATTTTTAACAAGACCAGCGGCCAACACAGCCATTCCGATGGTACAGGGCATTTTGTTCTGGATAGGACCTCGGTCAACGATACCATTTATTTTTCCAGATTGGGATATGCCACACAGACCCGAGTGGTAAATCAGGCTGATTTACAGAATCCCATTACCATTATTCTTGTGGAAAGCTCCATTTCTTTAGATCAAGTGGTTTTGGTGTCCGAAGTGGATGCATTGAGCAGGGTGGTGGATGTGGATGTAAAAACCAATCCCGTAAAATCATCGCAAGAAATTTTAAGAAAGGTACCGGGATTGATTATCGGACAGCACGCGGGCGGAGGAAAGGCCGAGCAGCTATTTTTGCGCGGCTTTGATGTGGACCACGGAACCGATGTGGCCATTAATGTGGATGGCATGCCGGTAAATATGGTATCCCACGCCCACGGGCAGGGATATGCAGACCTTCATTTTGTGATACCGGAAACCATTGAGAATGTAAATTTTGGAAAAGGACCTTATTATGCCGATCAAGGAAATTTCAATACAGCGGGTTATGTAAACTTGAAGTTGAGAAAAAGCTTGGACAAAAGCATGTTGTCCACTGAAGTAGGACAATTTGGAACTCGAAGATTCATGGGGATGCTTAATGTTTTGGATAACGAAAACAGCAATGCTTATTTAGCTTCCGAACTGTATTTAACTGATGGACCGTTCGAGTCACCACAGAATTTTAATCGCATCAACATTTTGGGAAGATACCGATATGCATTGCCAGGTGATCAGGAGTTACTATTGACGGCTTCACACTTTTCAAGCAAGTGGGATGCATCGGGCCAAATACCACAACGGGCCGTGGACCAGGGTTTAATCAGTCGTTTTGGCGCCATTGACGATACCGAGGGCGGACAGACGAGCAGAACCAACTTCGTTTTGAACCATAATAAAAATTTGGGTACAGGAAAATCGCTCAATACCATGGCATTTGTATCTCATTATGATTTTGAACTGTACTCCAACTTTACCTTTTTCTTGGAAGATCCCGTGAACGGAGATCAGATCAGACAATTTGAAGACCGATTGTTGGCAGGGGCCAAGACCGTTTTTCGGAACAATTCCGCCTCTTTGGGAGATATGGAGTTCAAATACAATGCAGGGATTGGTTTTCGGTACGATAATGTGGACGATAACCAATTATCGCGTACGTTGAATCGTCAAGAATTGTTGGAGCGTTTGGCTTATGGCGATGTGGATGAAGTGAACAGCTACGCTTTTGCGGGAGCGGCTTTCAAATCGGGTAAATTTACTTTTGAGCCGGCCGTTCGTTTGGATTATTTTAGGTTCGATTACATCAACAAGATGAGTGAACTGTACGATAGCCGTAGTGAAGAAAAAGTGGCTTTTAGTCCTAAATTCAATACTATTTACAGTCCAACCGAAAACACCCAGTTTTTCTTGAAAACGGGCATTGGTTTTCACTCCAACGACACTAGGGTAGTGGTGGCGAACGGTGGTGAGGAGATTTTACCTGCCGCCTACGGTGTTGATTTGGGAACCATCATAAAACCAGCGGATAAACTGGTCTTGAACGCCACATTATGGACCTTGTTCCTGGATCAAGAATTTGTTTACGTGGGAGATGCTGCCATTGTGGAACCCAGTGGAAAAACACGACGGATGGGAATTGAAGTAGGGGCAAGGTACCAACCATTGGATTGGCTTTACCTGTATACTGATGCCAATTACACGCAAGCTCGAAGTACCGAAGCCGCCGATGGAGAAGACTACATCCCTTTGGCACCCGACTTTACCATGGCAGGAGGAATAACCTTGGGAGGCAATCAAGGCTTTTCGGGTGGGATTAACTATCGGTATATTGACGATAGGCCCGCCAATGAAGATAATTCCATCGTAGCCGAAGGGTATTTTGTAACCGATGCCAATCTGAATTATAGTGTCAGCAATTGGACCTTTGGACTGATTGTGGAGAACTTGTTCGACACCGAATGGAACGAAACACAGTTCGCAACCGAGAGTCGTTTGTTGAACGAACCCAATTCTTTTGAAGAGATTCATTTTACCCCGGGGACACCTTTTTATCTAAGAGGTAAGGTAACCGTAACTTTCTAA
- a CDS encoding BlaI/MecI/CopY family transcriptional regulator, which translates to MKQLTKAEEEVMQLLWKIKKGNVASILEELPEPKPAYNTVSTIVRILEDKGFVSHEKVGKGHVYFPLMKKEEYSNQSLNKLMDGYFQGSFTSMVSFFMKKNDISLKELEEIMKNIKDKEQ; encoded by the coding sequence ATGAAACAACTCACCAAGGCAGAGGAGGAGGTAATGCAGCTCCTTTGGAAAATTAAAAAAGGCAACGTAGCCTCAATTTTGGAGGAATTGCCTGAACCCAAACCGGCATACAATACGGTTTCCACGATTGTGAGGATTTTGGAAGATAAAGGTTTCGTATCCCACGAAAAAGTGGGCAAGGGACACGTGTACTTTCCTTTGATGAAAAAAGAAGAGTATAGCAATCAAAGCCTTAACAAGTTGATGGATGGATATTTCCAAGGATCGTTTACAAGTATGGTATCCTTTTTTATGAAGAAGAACGACATCAGCTTGAAGGAGCTCGAAGAGATTATGAAGAACATTAAAGACAAGGAACAATGA
- a CDS encoding M56 family metallopeptidase: MITYILESLVFQLVFLLTYDLFLKKETFFQWNRVYLLGTFALSILLPWVKIEALQASMPQELGGVTIFLTQLDGVVLGPGTEETSFLANIPWPYWVLGVGSVLAAIWFAYKLIQIRQLRNKGSVRHYRDFTKVTVPKSATAFSFFRNIFLGEDIKKDKEPNILAHELVHVKQWHTLDLLFFELARIVFWFNPLVYIYQNRVAELHEFIADEKAVKQNKAAHFEMLLSEAFHTQNISFVNQFFTKSLIKKRIVMLQKKKSKAVWQLKYVLLLPLVLGMLVYTSCETNKEDNELELGGGVSLVAANEIPFGAIDEVPIFPGCEDAVDKKACFQEKMQAHIRKNFHYPEAAQEQGIQGRVSAIFIMDKEGNVVDINMRGPHELLEKETERILLKLPQMQPGKHEGEVVNVPFSIPITFRLQGNDEEKVSKQRGEGLGVPFASVDEVPIFPGCEDADDKRACFNEQVVKHIKKHFNYPKKAQELGVQGRVSVIFVIGKDGIITDIGKRGPHELLENEAVRIIERLPKMQPGKHEGKEVKVPFAIPITFRLKSQTKQESQPDYSQNGGMKVGGILADRNNVSYFIGKVTDEASMALPGVNISIEGKEEGVVSNFDGNFKIAVNEGEMLKFQYIGLPNKLVRVEKRLF; this comes from the coding sequence ATGATTACCTATATTCTAGAAAGCTTAGTGTTTCAACTGGTCTTTTTGTTGACCTATGACCTCTTTCTGAAAAAAGAAACTTTTTTTCAATGGAACCGAGTGTATCTCTTGGGTACGTTTGCACTTTCTATCCTATTGCCTTGGGTAAAGATTGAGGCGCTACAAGCCTCCATGCCGCAAGAATTGGGGGGTGTCACAATTTTCCTGACACAATTGGATGGCGTGGTACTTGGGCCAGGAACAGAGGAAACCAGTTTCTTGGCAAATATCCCTTGGCCGTATTGGGTTCTGGGAGTCGGGAGTGTTTTGGCGGCCATTTGGTTTGCCTACAAGTTGATTCAAATAAGACAACTTCGTAATAAAGGTTCAGTGCGCCATTACCGAGACTTTACAAAAGTTACGGTTCCTAAAAGTGCGACCGCCTTTTCGTTCTTTAGGAACATTTTTTTGGGAGAGGACATCAAAAAGGACAAGGAGCCCAATATTTTGGCCCACGAATTGGTGCATGTAAAGCAATGGCACACCTTGGACCTGCTCTTTTTTGAGTTGGCCCGAATCGTCTTTTGGTTCAATCCATTGGTGTATATCTACCAGAACAGAGTTGCCGAGCTTCATGAATTTATTGCCGATGAAAAGGCGGTAAAACAGAATAAGGCAGCACATTTTGAAATGCTGCTGTCCGAAGCGTTCCATACGCAGAATATCAGTTTTGTCAATCAATTTTTTACTAAATCATTAATCAAAAAACGAATAGTCATGTTACAAAAAAAGAAATCCAAAGCCGTATGGCAATTAAAGTATGTATTGTTGTTGCCCCTTGTTTTGGGGATGTTGGTCTACACCTCTTGCGAGACGAACAAAGAAGATAATGAGTTGGAACTGGGTGGGGGAGTATCCTTGGTCGCAGCAAATGAAATCCCATTCGGTGCCATTGATGAAGTGCCGATTTTTCCAGGATGTGAAGATGCGGTAGACAAAAAAGCTTGTTTTCAGGAGAAAATGCAAGCACATATTCGTAAAAATTTTCATTATCCCGAAGCAGCGCAGGAACAAGGAATACAAGGAAGGGTAAGTGCTATTTTTATAATGGATAAAGAAGGGAATGTGGTCGATATCAATATGAGGGGCCCACATGAGCTTTTGGAAAAGGAAACTGAAAGGATTTTATTAAAGTTACCACAAATGCAACCAGGAAAGCATGAAGGTGAAGTGGTAAATGTTCCTTTTTCCATTCCCATAACTTTCAGACTTCAAGGGAATGATGAAGAGAAAGTCAGTAAACAAAGAGGGGAGGGACTTGGGGTTCCGTTCGCGAGCGTTGATGAGGTTCCAATCTTTCCGGGATGCGAAGATGCTGATGATAAAAGAGCTTGCTTCAATGAACAGGTTGTGAAGCACATTAAAAAACATTTTAATTACCCTAAAAAAGCTCAAGAACTGGGTGTTCAAGGTAGGGTGAGTGTGATTTTTGTGATTGGGAAAGATGGAATAATTACAGACATAGGGAAACGTGGCCCACACGAGTTGTTGGAAAATGAAGCTGTCAGAATCATAGAACGTTTGCCCAAGATGCAGCCAGGAAAGCATGAAGGGAAAGAGGTAAAAGTTCCTTTCGCTATACCAATAACCTTTAGGTTAAAAAGTCAGACTAAGCAAGAATCTCAACCTGATTATTCTCAGAATGGGGGGATGAAAGTAGGGGGTATTTTGGCCGATAGAAACAATGTGTCCTACTTCATCGGCAAAGTAACGGACGAAGCATCTATGGCATTGCCAGGGGTAAATATTTCCATTGAAGGTAAAGAGGAAGGTGTTGTTTCAAACTTTGATGGGAACTTTAAAATTGCTGTTAATGAGGGTGAGATGTTGAAATTCCAATATATAGGTCTTCCCAACAAGTTGGTCAGAGTAGAAAAAAGACTTTTCTAA
- a CDS encoding tetratricopeptide repeat protein, which translates to MFSLKAGAQSSALAIADSLYALGNYTSAINAYAKVGDKKSNLQIARAYNAIGNYDKSIAQYTALLDKNPGFELARFELGKLLLKTKNFGPALEAFNALVSSKQENPEYFYYLGRTYESFKETDKANKAFKTAVEMDSTHLRSLYSLGKYYVGQEIKDSALVYIDQGLRFYENDVAMINLKAMAFFNNGQFQLAIPHFERLLELGEEEPFVYEKLAFCYFRNWEPEKALEAYHKLSKFPDKLAAAYSGLGEVHFEEKQLDSAQYYIEKSIEERMATFPQEYASLGRIARLKGQTKKSMDYYVKAWEENKDNFYNYYQVCVLADEYYKDPETRLGYYEKLLEMYPEMVSFLKERAKNRITEIKEEIHFASN; encoded by the coding sequence ATGTTCTCTTTAAAAGCCGGTGCACAATCATCGGCTTTGGCCATTGCCGATAGTTTATATGCTCTGGGCAATTACACCTCGGCCATCAACGCCTATGCAAAGGTTGGGGACAAAAAATCAAATCTTCAGATAGCAAGGGCCTATAATGCCATCGGAAATTACGACAAGTCGATTGCACAATACACTGCTCTTCTGGATAAGAACCCTGGGTTTGAGTTGGCGAGATTCGAACTGGGCAAGCTGTTGTTGAAAACCAAAAATTTCGGACCCGCATTGGAGGCGTTCAATGCCTTGGTGTCTTCAAAACAAGAAAACCCCGAGTATTTCTACTACTTGGGCAGAACCTATGAATCTTTCAAAGAAACGGACAAAGCGAACAAAGCATTCAAAACCGCTGTGGAAATGGATAGCACCCATTTACGTAGTTTATATTCTTTGGGCAAATATTACGTAGGCCAAGAAATAAAGGATTCCGCACTGGTTTATATTGATCAGGGCCTTCGGTTTTATGAGAACGATGTGGCGATGATCAATTTAAAGGCTATGGCTTTCTTTAACAACGGACAGTTTCAATTGGCCATTCCCCATTTTGAGCGATTGTTGGAGTTGGGCGAGGAAGAACCCTTTGTTTACGAGAAATTGGCCTTTTGTTACTTCCGAAACTGGGAGCCGGAAAAGGCACTGGAAGCCTATCACAAATTGAGCAAGTTTCCCGATAAACTGGCAGCTGCCTATTCAGGATTGGGCGAAGTGCATTTTGAAGAAAAGCAATTGGATAGTGCGCAATACTATATCGAAAAATCCATTGAGGAGCGAATGGCTACCTTCCCGCAGGAATATGCAAGCCTTGGTCGTATTGCCCGCCTGAAGGGGCAGACCAAAAAATCCATGGATTACTACGTAAAGGCTTGGGAGGAAAACAAAGACAACTTCTACAATTACTATCAAGTCTGTGTTTTGGCAGATGAGTATTACAAAGACCCGGAAACACGCCTGGGCTATTACGAAAAGTTGTTGGAGATGTACCCAGAAATGGTTTCCTTTCTTAAGGAACGGGCCAAAAACCGCATTACCGAGATAAAAGAGGAAATCCACTTTGCCAGCAACTGA